The Pseudanabaena sp. FACHB-2040 genome segment TCGATACTGGCCCCCACTAACGCCAAAGCCGTATAGCCGCCAAAAGAATGGCCCACAACTCCAATCTGCCGTAAGTTCAAGCGGTTTCGTCGGGGCCCAAACTGGTTGCGAGTTTGCAGTTCATCAAGCAAAAAGGTGATATCTCTAGGGCGCTCAATAAATTCGCTGGGTTCTGTCACCTCACGGGCCAAACCTCGTAAAAGGTTTTGCACCTGCTCAGTGTTGCTATTTGGATGCTCCACCACAGCTACAGCAAACCCATGAGAAGCTAAATGTTCCGCCAACTCAATCAGGTCCGTTCGGCTAGCGGCCAACCCATGAGAGAACACGATTACAGGAGCAGGACTGGTTGTAAGAGGTTGATAGAAATCTACGAGGATACGGCGCTGGCGCAGCTCATCAAAGAGCATTAACACCTCTTTATTCCAAGCGATTTCTCCCAACTCGCTAAGACTTGAGGTTGTCATCGCCTCAAAGTCAGTCATTTCCTGATTAGCCAGTTGAGCAATCAAGGTCATGGCCTGATGATTGCGATCGAAAAGCTGGTTGAATTGACCGACGATGTGCTGGGCATAGCTTGCATCAACTCGAAGGGTTGACGTAGGAAACTGCCTGATGACATTGAGCGGGGTTAAGCCCTCTGGTTCCGCTGCGGCTAAAATCAAGGCTCCTCGCAAACCCGAAAATCCATTTTGCCGAGCCCCGGTTTGAATCGTGTCTCCAAAAAAGCGCAGAGTCTCTTCACCAAAGGAAGAGTAGGTAAGCTGCCCGATCTCAACGGGGGATAAAGGGATTGGCTGGATTAAAAACTGGCGAATTTGAGTTAGCTGATCTTCAGGGAGGTAGCGCGCGTAAGCCTGCAGTTCGCTATCAACAGTTCCCTCATAAGCAAAGGCTTCTAGGGAAGAGACTGAAATTGAGAATTCAAAAAGCCTATAGGAAACCACTACCCTCTCTGCAGACCAGCTCGGCAGAGGGCGGATAGCGGCTAAAATTCCAACCGGCAAGGTTGCGATCGCAAAACCATATCTGAGCCATCGATTCCTCAAAACCATTTTCGTTTTCCTATCTCAATAAAGAAGGTGAAATCGGTTTGCTCTGCTCAAATCAGGATTTCGGCCTAGTGAGCCAGCGCTGCTGGGTCAGGGTGATTGGCTAATCGGCCATCCTCCATGTAGACAATGCGATCTGCGATATCGAGAATTCGGTTGTCGTGGGTGACGATTAAAATCGTGCAGCGCTGCTCTTTGGCGAGCTGCTGCATTAGGTTGACGACATCTCGGCCTGATTTTTTGTCTAGTGCGGCTGTGGGTTCATCGGCCAGAATGATTTTGGGGCGGCTGACTAGGGCCCGTGCGATCGCAACCCGCTGCTTTTGCCCACCAGACAAGTTCTCAGCGTAGTAATCGATGCGGTTTTCTAGGCCGACTGCTTTGATCATGTCGGCGGCCACCGTATCTAAGTCTCCCTGCAAATACTGCTCGTGCAGTTCCAGCGCCATGCGGACGTTTTGCTTAGCCGTTAGAAACGTCATCAGGTTGTGGGCCTGAAAAATGTAGCCAATCTGTTTGCGCAGCTGCAGTAGCTGCTGCCGAGTTGCCCCGCAAATCTCCTGGCCCAAAAGTTTGAGGCTGCCTTCTTGGGCAGATCG includes the following:
- a CDS encoding alpha/beta hydrolase, which produces MVLRNRWLRYGFAIATLPVGILAAIRPLPSWSAERVVVSYRLFEFSISVSSLEAFAYEGTVDSELQAYARYLPEDQLTQIRQFLIQPIPLSPVEIGQLTYSSFGEETLRFFGDTIQTGARQNGFSGLRGALILAAAEPEGLTPLNVIRQFPTSTLRVDASYAQHIVGQFNQLFDRNHQAMTLIAQLANQEMTDFEAMTTSSLSELGEIAWNKEVLMLFDELRQRRILVDFYQPLTTSPAPVIVFSHGLAASRTDLIELAEHLASHGFAVAVVEHPNSNTEQVQNLLRGLAREVTEPSEFIERPRDITFLLDELQTRNQFGPRRNRLNLRQIGVVGHSFGGYTALALVGASIDFTNLNHICSQTQFSLNMANVSLLLQCSALQLPNVDYELQDERIQAAFVFNPIGSALFGEEGLKHLSTPLLIVAGSDDWVAPPLLEQICPFTWLDSSDKYLALIQGGGHSYDAVSTGQSSLLNELAGADPAVAKRYLKLLSLAFFNTYLERQSEYQLLSNVNYGQHFNQFPLELYLTNALSNAPIAQSLNLACSEITALKL
- a CDS encoding DevA family ABC transporter ATP-binding protein; this encodes MDTFSSPVATAAAVEQPVILAQNLNHYFGQGDLRKQALFDINLEIRAGEIIIMTGPSGSGKTTLLTLMGGLRSAQEGSLKLLGQEICGATRQQLLQLRKQIGYIFQAHNLMTFLTAKQNVRMALELHEQYLQGDLDTVAADMIKAVGLENRIDYYAENLSGGQKQRVAIARALVSRPKIILADEPTAALDKKSGRDVVNLMQQLAKEQRCTILIVTHDNRILDIADRIVYMEDGRLANHPDPAALAH